A region of the Cannabis sativa cultivar Pink pepper isolate KNU-18-1 chromosome 3, ASM2916894v1, whole genome shotgun sequence genome:
CATTTCataaaatttaaggaagaagagagagacaTGGGGAAGAAATGTGAAGTAAAGCTTCATGGTATGTGGGCTAGTTCTTACTCAAAGAGAGTAGAAATGGCCCTTAAAGTTAAAGGCATACCTTATGAATATATTGAAGAAGATTTGAGCAATAAGAGCCATTTGCTCCTCACCTGCAACCCTGTTCATAAGAAGATCCCACTACTCGTTCACAATGAAAAGCCCATTGTTGAGTCATATATCATCCTTGAATATATCGATGAAACCTGGAAAAATTCTCCTAGACTTTTTCCAGAAGATCCTTATGAAAGAGCCAAAGTACGGTTTTGGGCTAATTATATTCAACAACAGGTAAGACATACTTCTTTTCTCAGCTAATCACACTGCCATATGTGTTTTTCTATGCataataaatgttttgtttacAGATGATCGAGAGCAAGTCTCGAGTAATAATGAGTGATGGGGAAACACAAGTGAAAGAATCCAAAGAATACATAGAGAAACA
Encoded here:
- the LOC115709834 gene encoding glutathione S-transferase U10, encoding MGKKCEVKLHGMWASSYSKRVEMALKVKGIPYEYIEEDLSNKSHLLLTCNPVHKKIPLLVHNEKPIVESYIILEYIDETWKNSPRLFPEDPYERAKVRFWANYIQQQMIESKSRVIMSDGETQVKESKEYIEKQKVLEEGVKDFFKGDGPYTNGQNLGVLDILTVATLGFYEVQEQVFGVKFMDPEMTPFLYSWVTEVNEHPVVKEVSPPLDKIMGFLLYFKQNRPIYSNK